Proteins encoded in a region of the Rutidosis leptorrhynchoides isolate AG116_Rl617_1_P2 chromosome 9, CSIRO_AGI_Rlap_v1, whole genome shotgun sequence genome:
- the LOC139869154 gene encoding uncharacterized protein, which translates to MSSSSTYVSSGNPCLDYFFHIVVPDTKVRTLIQFLSKSWEHDHLTTLKILLCNLRHGRLRVKPKYSAALWLQLYHPKTLACNVASMPDQFGYAKHLPKILYKLPDIFRRRSAGVRRKRRRSKRPLRLLPPILEDDSGGVPLPIMEEDGAALLPHEIISCLEDGGDDRAELHWKRMVDDMAKKGKLNNCLAICDVSDTMFGEPMNVCMALGLLVSELSKEPWKGIVITFSKNPKLHMVEGDDLKSKTGFIKRMDWGWGGGKINFRKVFDLILDVATKADLHNEDMVKRVFVFTDMEFDHALIFVSTQLSVSLLKASPMFLNNCFSSYDITITVSATVSNMRPKTTRVTSDEDEDLWGAISAPPPKVASKSRNVQPRAASIDNDDPWAAIAAPPPTTRAKPLAAGRGRGFKPAAPKLGAQRINRTSSSGV; encoded by the exons ATGTCGTCATCCTCTACATATGTATCCAGTGGTAACCCTTGTCTCGATTACTTCTTCCACATCGTCGTCCCCGATACAAAAGTTAGAACTCTGATTCAATTCCTGTCAAAGTCATGGGAACATGACCATTTAACAACGTTAAAAATATTATTATGCAACCTACGACATGGGCGGCTGCGAGTTAAGCCTAAATATTCAGCCGCTTTATGGCTTCAGTTATATCATCCTAAAACATTAGCATGTAATGTGGCTTCCATGCCTGATCAATTTGGCTACGCTAAGCACTTGCCAAAAATATTGTATAAACTTCCAGATATTTTTCGAAGAAGATCTGCAGGCGTCAGAAGAAAAAGACGGCGTTCAAAACGGCCATTGCGATTGCTTCCGCCAATTTTGGAAGACGACAGTGGTGGAGTGCCTCTTCCAATTATGGAAGAAGACGGTGCAGCATTGCTTCCACACGAGATCATATCATGTTTGGAGGACGGTGGTGATGATCGAGCTGAGCTTCATTGGAAAAGAATGGTGGATGACATGGCAAAGAAAGGGAAGTTAAACAATTGCTTAGCAATTTGTGATGTTTCGGACACCATGTTTGGGGAACCAATGAATGTATGTATGGCTTTAGGACTTCTAGTTTCGGAACTAAGCAAGGAGCCATGGAAAGGGATAGTGATTACGTTTAGTAAAAACCCCAAGTTGCATATGGTGGAAGGAGATGATTTAAAATCGAAGACCGGATTCATTAAAAGAATGGATTGGGGATGGGGTGGTGGGAAAATTAATTTTCGAAAGGTGTTTGATTTGATACTTGATGTGGCAACTAAGGCGGATTTGCACAATGAGGATATGGTAAAGAGGGTGTTTGTATTCACCGATATGGAATTCGATCATGCTTTAATTTTTGTTTCTACTCAACTTTCAGTTTCTCTCTTAAAAGCATCTCCCATG TTTCTCAATAATTGTTTCTCATCATATGATATTACCATTACCGTATCTGCTACAGTTTCAAATATGAGACCAAAAACAACACGTGTAACCAGTGATGAAGATGAAGACTTGTGGGGTGCCATATCTGCCCCTCCTCCAAAAGTAGCTTCAAAGTCCCGGAATGTGCAACCGCGTGCCGCCTCAATTGATAATGATGATCCTTGGGCCGCCATTGcagcaccaccaccaacaaccagagCCAAGCCTTTAGCTGCTGGACGTGGCCGAGGATTCAAACCTGCTGCACCAAAACTGGGTGCTCAACGAATAAACAGAACATCATCATCTGGAGTATAA